One Rattus rattus isolate New Zealand chromosome 12, Rrattus_CSIRO_v1, whole genome shotgun sequence genomic window carries:
- the Acod1 gene encoding cis-aconitate decarboxylase: MMLKSVTESFASMIHGLRVGHLTDGVIQRSKRMILDSLGVGFLGTGTEVFHNVTQYSKIYSSNTSSTVWGRPDFRLPPTYAAFVNGVAIHSMDFDDTWHPATHPSGAVLPVLTALSEALPQTPKFSGLDLLLAFNVGIEVQGRLLHFSKEAKDIPKRFHPPSVVGTLGSAAATSKFLGLSLTKCREALAIAVSHAGAPIANAATQTKPLHIGNAAKHGMEATFLAMLGLQGNKQILDLGSGFGAFYANYSPKDLPSLDSHIWLLDQQDVAFKSFPAHLATHWVADAAAAVRKHLVTSERALLPADHIERIMLRIPDVQYVNRPFPDSEHEARHSFQYVACAMLLDGSVTVPSFYSQKVNRPQVKELLKKVELEHPPDNLPSFNTLYCEISITLKDGTTFTERSDTFYGHWRKPLSQEDLHKKFRLKDSRRGHSRKPYKGSRKTRRPRRLHHANQTSERTLCPRRGFQTIQHILIPSHKFAQVYQYLNKVAMEEIQCFSLLLHMPSHECSKVDSPETREKCI, encoded by the exons ATGATGCTCAAG TCTGTCACAGAGAGCTTTGCCAGTATGATTCACGGCTTGAGAGTGGGCCACCTGACAGATGGCGTCATTCAGCGGAGCAAGAGGATGATCCTGGACTCTCTGGGCGTTGGTTTCCTGGGGACAGGCACGGAAGTGTTCCATAATGTCACCCAATATAGTAAA ATCTACAGTTCCAACACCTCCAGCACCGTTTGGGGTCGACCAGACTTCAGGCTCCCTCCCACATATGCTGCTTTTGTTAACGGTGTCGCT ATTCACTCCATGGATTTTGATGACACGTGGCACCCTGCCACCCACCCTTCCGGGGCTGTCCTACCTGTGCTCACAGCTTTATCGGAAGCCCTGCCTCAGACGCCAAAGTTTTCTGGCCTTGACCTGCTGCTGGCGTTCAACGTTGGTATTGAAGTACAAGGACGATTGTTGCACTTCTCCAAGGAGGCCAAGGACATACCAAAGAG GTTCCATCCTCCCTCTGTGGTGGGGACTCTGGGAAGTGCTGCTGCCACATCCAAGTTTTTGGGGCTCAGCTTAACAAAGTGCCGTGAGGCCTTGGCTATTGCTGTTTCCCATGCCGGGGCGCCCATAGCAAATGCTGCCACTCAGACTAAGCCCCTTCATATCGGCAATGCAGCCAAGCATGGGATGGAAGCCACCTTTCTGGCAATGCTGGGCCTCCAAGGAAACAAACAGATCTTGGACCTGGGGTCAGGGTTTGGCGCCTTCTATGCCAACTACTCCCCCAAAGACCTTCCAAGCCTGGATTCTCACATCTGGCTCTTGGACCAGCAGGACGTGGCCTTTAAGAGCTTCCCGGCACATCTGGCTACCCACTGGGTGGCAGACGCAGCCGCAGCTGTGAGAAAGCACCTCGTGACTTCAGAAAGAGCCCTGCTTCCTGCTGACCACATCGAGAGAATCATGCTCAGGATCCCTGATGTCCAGTACGTAAACAGGCCCTTCCCGGACTCAGAGCATGAAGCCCGTCATTCCTTCCAGTATGTGGCCTGTGCCATGCTGCTCGACGGTAGCGTCACTGTCCCATCCTTCTATAGCCAGAAGGTCAACAGGCCTCAGGTGAAAGAGTTGCTCAAGAAGGTGGAACTGGAACATCCTCCCGACAACCTGCCGAGCTTCAACACGCTCTACTGTGAAATAAGCATCACTCTAAAGGATGGAACCACTTTCACCGAGCGCTCTGACACCTTCTATGGTCACTGGAGGAAACCACTGAGCCAGGAGGATCTGCACAAGAAGTTCCGCCTCAAAGATTCTAGGCGAGGACACAGTAGAAAGCCTTATAAAGGTAGTAGAAAAACTAGAAGACCTAGAAGACTGCACCACGCTAACCAGACTTCTGAAAGGACCCTCTGTCCAAGACGAGGCTTCCAAACTATCCAGCATATTCTCATTCCATCACACAAGTTTGCCCAAGTTTACCAATATCTAAACAAGGTTGCAATGGAAGAGATACAATGTTTTAGTTTACTGCTCCATATGCCCAGCCATGAATGCAGCAAGGTGGATAGtccagaaacaagagagaagtgTATTTAG